The following proteins come from a genomic window of Terribacillus aidingensis:
- a CDS encoding RluA family pseudouridine synthase translates to MSQFDHTVAAEEAGLRIDKLLSDIQEDVSRSQAQSWIKEDLVTVNGTKVKNKYTVQEGDVIEWSIPEPEEMKIEAENIPLEIIYEDADIAVVNKPRGMVVHPSNGHQTGTMVHALLYHLKDLSGINGTMRPGIVHRIDKDTSGLLVVAKHDKAHQKLTDMLKEHDIERKYRAIVHGVIDHEFGTIEAPIGRDPNDRQKMAVVENGKPAVTHFEVLERFDEFTYLECKLETGRTHQIRVHMQYIGYPLAGDPKYGPRRTLDIGGQALHAAVLGFNHPISGEWMHFEAPVPDVFQDELDKLKFNA, encoded by the coding sequence ATGAGTCAGTTTGACCATACAGTCGCAGCCGAGGAAGCGGGTTTGCGCATCGATAAACTGTTATCTGATATCCAGGAGGATGTTTCCCGGAGTCAGGCTCAGAGCTGGATCAAAGAGGATCTGGTTACTGTGAACGGCACTAAAGTAAAGAATAAGTATACTGTGCAAGAAGGGGACGTGATCGAGTGGTCGATTCCGGAACCTGAAGAAATGAAAATCGAAGCGGAGAATATCCCGCTTGAGATCATTTATGAAGATGCAGATATTGCAGTTGTGAATAAGCCGCGAGGAATGGTTGTACATCCATCCAACGGTCATCAGACTGGTACGATGGTTCACGCGCTGCTATATCATCTTAAAGATCTATCCGGTATCAATGGAACGATGCGTCCGGGGATCGTACATCGTATCGATAAGGATACAAGCGGCCTTCTAGTCGTCGCTAAGCATGATAAAGCGCACCAAAAATTGACAGATATGCTGAAGGAACATGACATTGAACGGAAGTACCGTGCCATTGTTCATGGTGTGATCGATCACGAGTTTGGCACAATTGAAGCGCCAATTGGACGTGACCCAAATGACCGTCAGAAAATGGCTGTCGTAGAAAATGGAAAACCTGCAGTGACGCATTTTGAGGTGCTGGAACGTTTTGATGAATTCACTTATTTGGAATGTAAGCTGGAGACAGGCAGAACACATCAGATTCGTGTGCATATGCAATACATCGGTTATCCGCTTGCTGGAGACCCTAAATACGGTCCGCGCAGAACGTTGGATATCGGTGGCCAAGCGCTGCATGCTGCTGTTCTTGGCTTCAACCACCCTATCTCTGGTGAATGGATGCATTTCGAAGCTCCTGTTCCTGACGTGTTCCAAGATGAATTGGACAAGTTGAAGTTCAATGCTTGA
- the pyrR gene encoding bifunctional pyr operon transcriptional regulator/uracil phosphoribosyltransferase PyrR: MNKKATLLDQAAIGRALTRIAHEILERNKGPENLVLVGIQTRGVPIAKRLQQKIEGIEKVTVPLEEVDITLYRDDLAHASDNQEPMVQPVKLGTDLTNKNVILIDDVLYTGRTVRAAMDAIMDAGRPAQIQLAVLIDRGHRELPIRADYIGKNIPTSQSEVIVVELEETDDYESVDIYENE, from the coding sequence ATGAATAAGAAAGCAACCCTGCTGGATCAGGCTGCAATTGGGCGTGCGCTCACACGGATTGCACATGAAATCCTAGAACGCAATAAAGGACCGGAAAATTTGGTTCTTGTCGGTATCCAGACCAGAGGTGTTCCCATCGCGAAACGCCTGCAGCAGAAGATAGAAGGAATCGAAAAAGTGACTGTACCGCTTGAAGAAGTGGATATCACGTTGTACCGGGATGACTTGGCACATGCTTCCGATAATCAGGAACCGATGGTGCAGCCAGTGAAGCTCGGAACAGATTTAACGAATAAGAATGTCATCTTGATTGATGATGTATTATACACAGGAAGAACAGTGAGAGCTGCAATGGATGCAATCATGGACGCGGGACGTCCAGCGCAGATCCAACTAGCAGTTCTGATCGACAGAGGACATCGGGAACTGCCGATTCGGGCCGATTATATCGGAAAGAACATTCCGACCTCGCAATCGGAAGTCATCGTTGTCGAGTTGGAAGAGACAGATGATTACGAGAGCGTCGATATTTACGAAAATGAATAA
- a CDS encoding dihydroorotase — MATILTNAKQLTADQTLEEVMVKIEDGIITEIASQIEITAEDHVEDLEGQLVTAGFVDVHVHLREPGAEKKETIETGTKAAARGGFTTVAAMPNLRPAPDCPETLQSIMARNKESGVVRVLQYAAITKQQLGREIVDMENMKEAFAFTDDGLGIQSAGMMLETMQRAAKLGIPVVAHCEDDSLVPGGVMHEGTASKRLGLPGINSVSESVHIARDILLAEAAGCHYHICHVSTKESVRVIRDAKRAGIRVTAEVTPHHLLLIDEDIITDDGNFKMNPPLRSEADRQALIEGLLDGTIDMIATDHAPHTAEEKNVSMLDASFGIVGSETAFSLLYTQFVETNIFTLNQLIDWLTIKPSQAFGLPYGRFEIGAAADLAVLDLEAEGEVDPAQFQSKGTNTPFIGWRYKGEPTMTIFGGEIVYRKEAVK; from the coding sequence ATGGCTACAATCTTAACAAACGCGAAGCAGTTAACAGCTGATCAGACACTGGAAGAAGTAATGGTGAAAATCGAGGATGGTATTATCACTGAAATTGCCAGTCAAATCGAGATTACAGCAGAAGATCATGTAGAGGATCTAGAAGGTCAGCTAGTAACAGCAGGCTTTGTGGATGTCCATGTACATTTGCGTGAACCAGGTGCAGAAAAGAAGGAAACGATTGAAACAGGTACAAAAGCTGCAGCTCGAGGCGGATTCACGACAGTAGCTGCCATGCCTAACCTCAGACCAGCACCAGATTGTCCAGAAACGCTCCAATCCATCATGGCTCGAAATAAAGAAAGCGGCGTAGTCCGTGTACTGCAATATGCTGCTATCACGAAACAGCAGCTGGGCCGTGAAATAGTGGACATGGAAAACATGAAAGAAGCTTTTGCCTTTACGGATGATGGTCTTGGAATCCAATCGGCTGGGATGATGCTGGAGACAATGCAGCGAGCAGCAAAGCTTGGAATTCCAGTTGTGGCGCATTGCGAAGATGACAGTCTCGTTCCAGGTGGCGTCATGCACGAAGGTACAGCGAGCAAACGACTTGGTTTGCCGGGTATCAATAGCGTTTCCGAGTCAGTACATATCGCCCGTGATATTCTGCTGGCCGAAGCTGCTGGATGTCATTATCATATCTGCCACGTGAGCACAAAAGAATCTGTCCGGGTCATCCGGGATGCTAAACGTGCGGGTATCCGCGTGACTGCTGAGGTTACACCGCATCACTTGCTTCTTATCGATGAAGATATCATAACAGATGACGGAAACTTTAAGATGAATCCGCCACTCAGATCTGAAGCTGATCGTCAGGCACTGATTGAAGGGCTGCTTGATGGAACGATAGATATGATCGCAACAGATCATGCCCCGCACACAGCAGAAGAGAAGAACGTCAGCATGCTGGATGCTTCATTCGGTATCGTTGGCTCAGAAACTGCCTTCAGCCTGCTATACACGCAATTTGTTGAGACAAATATCTTTACGCTCAATCAGCTGATTGATTGGCTAACGATCAAACCTTCACAGGCATTCGGACTGCCATATGGCCGCTTCGAAATAGGTGCAGCGGCAGACTTAGCCGTATTGGACCTAGAAGCAGAAGGAGAAGTAGATCCGGCACAATTCCAATCCAAGGGAACAAACACACCATTCATTGGCTGGCGCTATAAAGGAGAGCCGACGATGACAATCTTTGGCGGAGAAATCGTCTACAGAAAGGAAGCGGTAAAATGA
- a CDS encoding carbamoyl phosphate synthase small subunit, protein MKKRQLILEDGTVFTGTAFGSDNASNGEIVFNTGMTGYQEIISDPSYCGQIVTLTYPLIGNYGINSDDFESIQPSIQALVVKEAAAAPSNFRKQHTIDSFLKFHQIPGIAGIDTRKLTKIIRKQGAMKARLTEAVETLTADPFWETITLPNDQVQRMSTAKPYVVPGRGKRIVVMDFGMKHGILRELAARDCHITVVPWHYTAEQILHLNPDGIMLTNGPGDPKDVEPAIQTIREMIGQVPIFGICLGHQLIALAAGANTEKLKFGHRGSNHPVKDLETGKTYLTSQNHGYTVTKESLAATELILTQVALNDGTVEGLKHNKYPVMCVQYHPEAAPGPEDTRHLFDDFLSMTSQSNQTFKGEATYA, encoded by the coding sequence ATGAAGAAACGACAACTTATCCTAGAAGACGGTACAGTATTTACTGGCACAGCGTTCGGCAGCGATAACGCATCGAATGGAGAAATCGTCTTCAACACTGGAATGACAGGCTATCAAGAGATTATATCCGACCCTTCCTACTGCGGTCAGATTGTTACACTGACGTATCCACTGATCGGCAACTATGGTATCAACAGTGATGACTTCGAGAGCATCCAGCCATCCATTCAGGCCTTAGTTGTAAAAGAAGCTGCTGCAGCACCTTCTAACTTCCGGAAGCAGCACACAATTGATTCTTTTCTGAAGTTTCATCAAATCCCAGGTATCGCAGGTATCGATACTCGTAAACTGACAAAAATCATCCGCAAACAAGGCGCGATGAAAGCTAGACTGACAGAGGCAGTCGAAACACTTACAGCGGATCCATTCTGGGAAACAATCACACTTCCAAACGATCAAGTACAGCGTATGAGTACAGCCAAGCCTTATGTCGTACCTGGACGCGGCAAACGCATTGTCGTCATGGATTTTGGGATGAAGCACGGCATCCTTCGTGAATTGGCAGCCCGCGACTGTCATATCACAGTTGTACCTTGGCATTACACAGCCGAACAAATCCTCCATTTAAACCCTGATGGCATCATGCTGACGAATGGACCTGGCGATCCGAAAGATGTGGAACCTGCCATACAGACTATTCGTGAGATGATCGGCCAAGTACCTATTTTCGGTATCTGTCTCGGTCACCAGCTGATCGCACTTGCAGCCGGTGCAAATACAGAAAAGCTGAAGTTCGGACATCGGGGCTCCAACCACCCTGTTAAAGACTTGGAAACAGGGAAAACCTACCTTACCTCACAAAATCATGGCTATACAGTCACAAAGGAATCATTGGCTGCGACGGAACTCATTCTGACGCAGGTAGCCTTAAATGACGGCACAGTAGAAGGACTTAAACATAACAAATATCCGGTCATGTGTGTGCAGTACCATCCGGAAGCAGCACCTGGTCCTGAGGATACACGCCATCTATTCGATGACTTTCTTTCCATGACATCACAAAGCAATCAAACATTCAAGGGGGAAGCAACTTATGCCTAA
- a CDS encoding aspartate carbamoyltransferase catalytic subunit produces the protein MKHFVSMKHLTAGELLQLVQLATDIQVQGVSGYREQLFAANLFFEPSTRTKMSFTVAERKLGLEVLDFAAEASSVTKGETVYDTAKTLQSIGASVLVIRHPEEQTAAMLAEKLDIPVINAGDGKGEHPTQCLLDLMTIYQEYGRFKDLKIVIAGDIRHSRVARSNAMALRKLGAHVFAAGKPEWMDETLGIPVLSMDDAVEQCDVMMLLRIQFERHESKGEASGYLEQYGLTKAREQKMQQHAIIMHPAPVNRGIEIDDSLVEAPRSRIFRQMENGVAARMAVIITLLEGWGIKHGYNLNKREAVNS, from the coding sequence ATGAAGCATTTCGTATCGATGAAGCATCTTACTGCAGGGGAACTGCTGCAGCTCGTACAGCTCGCTACAGACATACAGGTACAGGGGGTATCAGGATACAGGGAGCAGCTGTTCGCAGCCAATCTATTCTTCGAGCCGAGCACACGGACGAAGATGAGCTTTACCGTAGCAGAACGGAAACTTGGCCTGGAAGTGCTGGACTTCGCCGCAGAGGCATCCAGCGTGACCAAAGGCGAGACCGTCTATGACACCGCTAAGACCCTTCAATCGATCGGCGCTTCGGTCCTTGTAATCCGTCATCCAGAGGAACAAACAGCTGCAATGCTTGCTGAAAAGCTGGATATACCGGTTATTAATGCCGGTGATGGAAAAGGGGAGCACCCGACACAATGCTTGCTTGATCTGATGACAATATATCAGGAGTATGGACGCTTCAAGGACTTGAAAATCGTCATTGCCGGTGACATCCGTCATAGCCGGGTTGCCAGAAGCAATGCAATGGCACTGCGCAAATTGGGGGCGCACGTCTTTGCAGCAGGCAAGCCGGAATGGATGGATGAAACACTTGGAATACCGGTATTGAGTATGGATGATGCAGTGGAACAATGTGATGTGATGATGCTGCTTCGTATTCAGTTTGAGCGTCATGAATCAAAAGGAGAAGCATCTGGATATTTGGAACAATACGGACTGACGAAAGCCAGGGAACAAAAGATGCAGCAGCACGCGATCATTATGCACCCGGCGCCAGTCAATCGCGGCATCGAAATAGACGACAGTCTCGTGGAAGCACCACGCTCGAGGATATTCCGTCAAATGGAAAACGGCGTAGCAGCACGAATGGCAGTTATCATTACACTATTGGAAGGATGGGGAATCAAGCATGGCTACAATCTTAACAAACGCGAAGCAGTTAACAGCTGA
- a CDS encoding solute carrier family 23 protein, translating into MKPALNIHDIPKWNQWIIFSLQHLFAMFGATILVPALTGLDPAVALVSSGVGTLAFILITRGTVPAYLGSSFAFIYPITQAIETAGIGGAMIGSFFAGLAYGVVAIAIRLGGMRSIIKLLPPIVVGPVIIVIGLALAPTAVDMAMNAPDTGEYSTKYFTIALVTLAITVAASIFLKGFLGLIPVLIGIIGGYIFALTQGIVDTSGVQAAWNQIVTADSIGAFFSGIFTVPNFTIPFVDYNVTDVFSWQLFFTMVPIAVVTVSEHIGHQLALSKIVDQNMLVKPGLHTSLAGDGIATMIASVLGGPPNTTYGENIGVLAITRVFSVFVIGGTAVLAILFGFTGLITALISSVPSAVMGGVSIMLFGIIAASGLRTMIDSQLDLGDKRNLIISSIILVIGIGGAFLRFQIADLDLEINSMALAALVGVVLNLVLPGKASGLGNGSLFTVEDQKQASK; encoded by the coding sequence ATGAAGCCAGCATTAAACATACACGACATACCAAAATGGAATCAATGGATCATATTCAGCTTACAGCATTTATTCGCAATGTTCGGTGCCACTATTCTGGTGCCGGCACTCACCGGGCTTGATCCGGCAGTAGCACTTGTGTCAAGCGGTGTCGGCACACTCGCATTCATCCTGATTACAAGGGGGACAGTGCCAGCTTATCTAGGATCAAGCTTCGCTTTCATCTATCCGATCACACAGGCGATTGAAACTGCCGGAATCGGCGGCGCCATGATTGGCAGCTTTTTCGCAGGTCTTGCTTACGGCGTCGTTGCGATCGCCATCCGTCTCGGCGGAATGAGAAGTATCATTAAACTGCTTCCGCCGATTGTTGTTGGACCAGTCATCATCGTCATCGGTCTGGCACTGGCGCCGACTGCGGTGGATATGGCAATGAATGCACCTGATACAGGGGAATACAGCACAAAATACTTCACAATTGCACTGGTCACATTAGCAATAACAGTAGCAGCGTCCATCTTCCTGAAAGGATTTCTTGGATTGATTCCGGTCTTGATCGGAATCATCGGCGGGTATATTTTCGCGCTAACGCAAGGAATTGTTGACACAAGCGGAGTACAGGCAGCCTGGAACCAAATCGTTACAGCGGATAGCATCGGTGCTTTCTTCAGCGGAATCTTCACGGTACCGAACTTTACCATCCCGTTTGTTGATTACAACGTCACTGATGTATTCAGCTGGCAGCTTTTCTTCACGATGGTGCCTATCGCGGTTGTAACAGTCTCCGAACATATCGGACACCAGCTGGCATTATCCAAGATTGTCGATCAAAACATGCTCGTCAAGCCAGGATTGCATACTTCTTTGGCGGGTGATGGAATCGCGACAATGATCGCATCTGTGCTTGGCGGTCCGCCAAACACAACTTATGGGGAAAACATCGGGGTACTGGCGATCACAAGAGTATTCAGTGTATTCGTCATCGGGGGTACAGCAGTACTTGCTATTCTATTCGGATTCACGGGCTTGATCACTGCTCTAATCAGCTCAGTACCCTCAGCAGTCATGGGTGGGGTGAGCATCATGCTCTTTGGGATCATCGCTGCAAGCGGTCTTCGAACGATGATCGACAGCCAGCTTGATCTTGGCGACAAACGTAACTTGATCATCAGCTCAATCATCTTGGTCATCGGAATCGGCGGAGCTTTCCTTCGCTTCCAGATAGCCGATTTAGACTTGGAGATTAACAGCATGGCATTAGCAGCACTAGTTGGTGTCGTCTTGAACCTTGTATTGCCGGGTAAAGCATCCGGTCTTGGAAACGGCAGTCTGTTCACAGTCGAGGATCAGAAACAAGCATCCAAATAA